TTGCACGGCAGCCCATTTCCTGCTTTATTGCTACGAGGGAGAAGCAGATGATCGGGTTTGCCTGTTACGACGTGACGGCCCGGGGTTTCCTGGGGCCGATGGGCGTCGGGGAAGAGGCCCGGAAGAGCGGTGTGGGGCGGGTGTTGCTGGTTTCCGCCCTGCGCGGTTTGAGGAACATGGGGCACGCGTACGGGATTATCGGCGGTGTGGGGCCTGCTGACTTTTATGCCCGGACGGTGGGCGCTGTTCCCATTGAAGGGAGTTCCCCCGGCATTTACGTGGATATTTTGCCGGAACCGCAGGCGTGAGGTTTTGATCTGCGCATCGTTTACGTTTTGTTTTTTTGAATGGCTTCGGAATCGCCTGCCATCCGGAAAGGAAAAAGAAAGGTGCGGGGAGCGGGCGGAAGAGTGGAGGCGTTTCCATCAGGTTGAAAGCAGGGGTAGGGAACGGATTCAGGAGAATCCTGCACCGGAGGGTGTTGGGCCGGCCCGGAGGGAGTAGAGATATGCATCATGTGCATAAAAAACACCCCGCCATTTTCATTTGCGGGGTGTCTGGCTGAATGCCGGGAGGGCATTCCATGTGCACGCCTTTTGGGACAGGCTGTTATTTGTCCTGTTGATAGCCTACCGGGTGGCAGAGCATGACGGTTTGCGGGGCTTTGAGTTTCAGCGCCGCTTGCAGAGCGTTCTTGTCCATGCTGCCTTTCGGGTAGGTCGCCAGGCCCGTGCCGGAGCAGAAGAGGGAGATGTTCTGGGAGACGATTCCCGCATCCATCGCCGCCCAGGGTTCGGCCGTGTCCGTTACTAGGATGAGGCAGACGGGCGCATCGGCCGGCCGGGCGTCTCCGTCGCTGACGGGAACCAGGGCATGCGCCTTGTGGTCGTACAGATAGGAGGCGTCCTTGGTGCATACATAGATTTTGACGTCCTGCCGGTTCATGGCGGATGGAGCCGTGCGCTTTCCGGAGTCGGCCCGGTTGATGCCGTTGGCCGCCCAGACGAGGTCGGAGAGGTCTTTCTGAGAGAGCATTTTATCCGAACAGCTGCGGATGGATTGCCTGTCCGACAGGGCTTTCATGACTGCGGAGCCGCGCGTCAGGTCCGGCTGGTCCAGCTTGATGGTTTCCGCCGCCTGGAGCAGGGCGGTTCCGGCCAGTCCCAGGGAAACAATAAGAGGAAGGAGGTGTTTTTTCATGTTACGGAAGTGCAGGGGTTATGGAATGGAGGGGAAGGATTCCCTCATTGCGAGAATTTAACATGGGAACGTGCCCTCTCAAGGCTTTTCTGCGCCCTGTTTTTCAGGAGCGTTTCCACGGGGGAGAGAACGGGGCGGGAAAGTCTTCATGCCAGCGGAGAGTTTTTTCAAGAAAAGCCTTGAGTTTTTATAGAGAACTGCTATTGAAAGCGACCGATTTTTCGCCCGGCGGGGGAAGGCGCCCCGATTGCCCGCCGGCCAACCAGGGGCCATGAGAAAAATCGCCAATACTAACTCATCAACCATTTAAATGAGCACAACTGAACTGGCGGAGCTGATTGACAGCAAGTTCCGCGAATTACGAGAAGGTTCCATCGTTACCGGAACCATCCAGGAAATCCGTCCCCAAGTCGTTTTGGTGGACATCGGCTACAAGTCCGAAGGCGCTATTTCCATTTCCGAGTTTGAAGACGAGGAGATCGAAGTAGGGGACCAGATCGAGGTCCTTCTTGAACGCCTCGAAAACGACGAAGGTATCGTCGTCCTTTCCAAGGAAAAAGCCGCCCATAAGCAGAATTGGGACAAGATCGTGGGCGTGTACCGCGACGGCGGCCTGGTCAAGGGCAAAGTGAAGAGCGTCGTCAAGGGCGGCCTGATGGTCAACGTTGGCGTGGAAGCCTTCCTGCCCGGTTCCCAGGTGGATATCATTCCCCCGCGCGACCTGAACGAGTATGTCGGCAAGGTTTACGAGTTCAAGATCGTCAAGGTGAACGACGACCGCAAGAATATCGTTCTTTCCCGCCGCGAAGTGATCGAAGCCGAACGCGCCGACCAGCGCCAGCGCTTCCTTGAAACCGTCAAGGAAGGCGACAAGGTGGAAGGCCTCGTGAAGAATATTACGGACTTCGGCGCTTTCGTGGACCTCCGCGGCATGGACGGCCTGCTCCACATTACGGACATGAGCTGGGGCCGCGTGAACCATCCGAGCGAAATGCTCCACATCGGCCAGTCCCTGGAAGTCGTGATTCTGGAAGTGGACCGCGACAAGGAACGCGTTTCCCTGGGCCTGAAGCAGATGACGGACAATCCCTGGGCGGACATCGAACGCAAGTACCCGATCAATTCCCAGGTCAAGGGCCGCGTGACGAAGCTCCTGCCTTACGGCGCCTTCGTGGAGCTGGAAAAAGGCGTGGAAGGCCTCGTTCACGTTTCCGAACTGTCCTGGGTCAAGAGAATCACCCGTCCGAGCGACGTGCTGAAACTGGACCAGGAGATCGAAGCCGTTGTGCTTTCCATTTCCGTCAAGGAACAGAAGATTTCCCTCGGCGTCCGCCAGCTGGAAGACAATCCCTGGGCGGATATCGAATCCCGCTTCCCGATCGGTACCGTTATCAAGGGCCAGGTCCGCAACCTTACTCCCTACGGCGCCTTTGTGGGCCTGGAAGAAGGCATCGACGGCATGATCCACGTGTCCGACATGAGCTGGACCCGCAAGATCAACCACCCCTCCGAAGTGCTCAAGAAGGGCGACGAAGTGGAAGCCATCGTTCTGGAAATCAAGAAGGAAGACCAGCGTGTCTCCCTTGGCATCAAGCAGCTTGAGTCCGATCCGTGGGAATCCATCAACGACCGCTTCAAGGTGGGCGACATGGTGAGCGGCCAGGTGGCCAAGATCGCCAGCTTCGGCGCCTTTGTGAATCTGGACGGCGACATCGACGGCCTGATCCACATTTCCCAGCTGAGCGAAGACCATGTGGAACGCGTGAAGGACGTGATCAAGGTGGGTGATGAAATCACCGCCCGCGTGATCAAGGTGGACAGCATCGAACGCCGTATCGGCCTTTCCATCAAGGCCGTCAATTACGACACCGAACAGCTCCGCCGTGAAACCGCTTCCTTTGAAGCCCTCCGCCCGAGCAGCGACATGGTCGGCCTGGAACACGCCTTCAATCTGGCTACCCGTGAAAACGAAGAATGGAGCCCCTCTGAAGAGAAGTAAGCTTCACTCCGTTTTACACTGATTGATTTGGCCGCCGCGGATGTTCTGTCCGCGGCGGCTTTTTTTTCTAATTCTAAATAAGGCTGGAAAAAATCTTGAGTTAGTTCCGCCTAAGGGGTTAACTAATCTCTCACACCATGCTGGAACTTACCAAGAGCAATGAAGATTACCTGGAGGCCATCGGTCTGCTGTCTGAGAAGAGCGGCACAGCCCAGGTGCGGGATATTGCGGAAATGCTCAAGGTGAAGATGCCTTCCGTGACTTCCGCCGTGAAGCAGCTGGCGGACATGGGCCTGGTGGAATACACGCAGTATGCCCCCGTCAAGCTGACTCCACAGGGGCGCAGAATCGCGGGCAAGATCATCGTCAGCCACGGCATTTTGTTTGATTTCCTGCGTGAAGAACTCGCCCTGTCGGAGGAACGGGCCAATGAGGTTGCCTGCCAGATTGAGCACATCATGACTTTTGAGGAGATTGAACGGCTCAAGTCCTGCCGTATTCGCCCGTTTGCGGGCGGTGTGGAAAACGGAGGCAGATAGGGTGTCTTGATCCGGGGGTGGAACTGCAAGGTTCGCGTCCTTGTAAAGGAGACTGGGAATTCCGTTTTTGTGGAGGGGGATTGAGGTTTTACGGGCGAAAGAGGCTTTCCGCAGGACATTTTCAGATTGAAATAGGGAAAGAGGGGAAGAGGAGGATTCCTGTTTTCCATGGCAGGATTTTACGAGTTACGGAAGGCGGGCAAGAAAATTTTCTTCTCCCGGGTTTCAGGGGAGTTTTTTCGCCATGAAAGTCCGGAGCTTTTCCGTCCCGGGTTCCGGGAGTGCGGGAATGGAAGGAAGTATTGGAGGGGCAGGGCTGGTTCTCGTATGGCCATTTGCCGGCTCATGGCGCGGGATGACTTGAAGGCACGGCATTTTGCCCTTTTCCGCTTGTCTGATTCATGGTAGGTTCCCGCGCATGGATCCCCATATCGCTGCAGATCTCTCGGCGCTCGACACGGCTGCCTTGCACAGCCGTCTTTCCGAGCTCGGGAGCTATCTTTGACTTGGACGGCATACAAAAACGAGTAGCCGAGTTGGACGAACGCATGAGCGCCCCGGATTTTTGGGATGACCAGAACGCCGCGCGGGCGCTGATGGCGGAAGTGAATCCCCTGAAGCACAGGATGGAGGCGTTTTCCTCCCTGAAGTCCCGCCTGGAAGATATAGACGCCACAATTGAACTGGCCCAGGAGGCGGATGACGACGACCTGGGACGCGAGGCTGTGGAAGAGTTCGGCAAATGGGAGAAGTCCCTCGCCGATTTTGAGCTGCTGACCCTGCTGAACGCTCCGCAGGACCAGGCTTCCTGTTATTTGACGATTCACGCCGGAGCCGGCGGCACGGAGGCCTGCGACTGGGCATCCAT
This genomic stretch from Akkermansia biwaensis harbors:
- a CDS encoding GNAT family N-acetyltransferase; translated protein: MMDMLVRLYDLPDIDDEVQVLKERGILIRRPGAYERHLVADWVGRHFSPKWVSETKTAFARQPISCFIATREKQMIGFACYDVTARGFLGPMGVGEEARKSGVGRVLLVSALRGLRNMGHAYGIIGGVGPADFYARTVGAVPIEGSSPGIYVDILPEPQA
- a CDS encoding SagB/ThcOx family dehydrogenase, producing MKKHLLPLIVSLGLAGTALLQAAETIKLDQPDLTRGSAVMKALSDRQSIRSCSDKMLSQKDLSDLVWAANGINRADSGKRTAPSAMNRQDVKIYVCTKDASYLYDHKAHALVPVSDGDARPADAPVCLILVTDTAEPWAAMDAGIVSQNISLFCSGTGLATYPKGSMDKNALQAALKLKAPQTVMLCHPVGYQQDK
- a CDS encoding 30S ribosomal protein S1, with the translated sequence MSTTELAELIDSKFRELREGSIVTGTIQEIRPQVVLVDIGYKSEGAISISEFEDEEIEVGDQIEVLLERLENDEGIVVLSKEKAAHKQNWDKIVGVYRDGGLVKGKVKSVVKGGLMVNVGVEAFLPGSQVDIIPPRDLNEYVGKVYEFKIVKVNDDRKNIVLSRREVIEAERADQRQRFLETVKEGDKVEGLVKNITDFGAFVDLRGMDGLLHITDMSWGRVNHPSEMLHIGQSLEVVILEVDRDKERVSLGLKQMTDNPWADIERKYPINSQVKGRVTKLLPYGAFVELEKGVEGLVHVSELSWVKRITRPSDVLKLDQEIEAVVLSISVKEQKISLGVRQLEDNPWADIESRFPIGTVIKGQVRNLTPYGAFVGLEEGIDGMIHVSDMSWTRKINHPSEVLKKGDEVEAIVLEIKKEDQRVSLGIKQLESDPWESINDRFKVGDMVSGQVAKIASFGAFVNLDGDIDGLIHISQLSEDHVERVKDVIKVGDEITARVIKVDSIERRIGLSIKAVNYDTEQLRRETASFEALRPSSDMVGLEHAFNLATRENEEWSPSEEK
- a CDS encoding metal-dependent transcriptional regulator, giving the protein MLELTKSNEDYLEAIGLLSEKSGTAQVRDIAEMLKVKMPSVTSAVKQLADMGLVEYTQYAPVKLTPQGRRIAGKIIVSHGILFDFLREELALSEERANEVACQIEHIMTFEEIERLKSCRIRPFAGGVENGGR